In the Cannabis sativa cultivar Pink pepper isolate KNU-18-1 unplaced genomic scaffold, ASM2916894v1 Contig1, whole genome shotgun sequence genome, one interval contains:
- the LOC115718722 gene encoding DEAD-box ATP-dependent RNA helicase 42 → MEALDMDLTRDETRDNKRGREKRDKEHEKEIDQINCDVRDGMTTHSENSSSPPVLHTDVDWDSGIEESLGSYINSTSLAEVGKLNNDLHYLIVDHKSPYLKNKDKLKKGLNRSFGRFIPGGDSHSYCGEDLENNGEIIEDEDDELLKKVKKTKLSFINHSKIDYKPFKKNFYVEVKEISKMTPEEVFVYRKELDLTIFGKNVPKPVKTWDQMGLTSKILETVKQLKYEKPTPIQAQGLPTIMSGRDCIGIGQIGSGKMLTFVLPMLKHIKDQLPLVAGDGPIGLIMAPTRELVQQIHSGIEMFSKVLGLRCVPVYGGSNFAQQISELKKGTEIVVCTPSRMIDMLCTSNGDITNLLRVTYLVIDEADRMVDMGFEPQIRWIIQNTRPDKQTILLCATLPREVEILARNSLHNPVEIQVGERNVVNKDILQLVEMRPENEKFSRLLEILGEWEKKGKIIIFVNSPEKCDALLRDLLKHSYHCLSLYGAKNQMDRESTLLDLESGVCNVLITTSVAARGLDVKELELVINYDVPINYEVYIHHVGRTSKFGPKGGAITFISKEDSRYAPHIVKAFELSKQVVADDLKALADSAKRNPLSGYMTVGPCFKFKEEDELSRIAAKKTAKEYGFEDDISSEDEDEDEYVVY, encoded by the coding sequence ATGGAAGCTTTGGATATGGATTTAACCAGAGACGAAACAAGAGACAATAAAAGGGGTAGGGAGAAGCGAGACAAAGAACATGAGAAAGAAATTGACCAAATTAATTGTGATGTTAGGGATGGAATGACAACACATTCTGAGAATAGTTCTTCTCCACCTGTTTTGCATACTGATGTTGATTGGGATTCTGGAATTGAGGAATCATTAGGTTCTTATATAAATTCTACATCTTTGGCTGAAGTTGGAAAACTAAATAATGATTTACACTATTTAATTGTCGATCATAAGAGTCCATACTTGAAAAATAAGGATAAGTTGAAGAAAGGTTTAAATAGATCTTTTGGTAGATTCATTCCTGGTGGGGATTCTCACTCCTATTGTGGGGAGGACCTTGAGAATAATGGGGAGATAATAGAAGACGAAGATGATGAGCTGCTGAAAAAGGTAAAGAAGACAAAGCtatcttttattaatcattCCAAAATTGATTATAAGCCATTTAAGAAGAATTTCTATGTTGAAGTGAAAGAAATCTCGAAAATGACTCCAGAAGAGGTTTTTGTTTACCGTAAAGAATTGGATTTGACTATATTTGGTAAGAATGTGCCGAAGCCAGTCAAGACATGGGACCAAATGGGGCTTACAAGTAAAATATTGGAGACAGTAAAACAACTCAAATATGAAAAGCCAACCCCAATTCAAGCTCAGGGACTGCCTACAATTATGAGTGGCAGAGATTGCATTGGCATTGGACAAATTGGCTCAGGCAAGATGCTGACATTTGTGCTTCCAATGCTTAAGCATATCAAGGACCAGTTGCCTTTGGTTGCAGGAGATGGGCCTATAGGACTTATTATGGCACCTACAagggagcttgtccaacagatTCACAGTGGTATAGAAATGTTCTCTAAGGTTCTAGGTCTCAGGTGTGTACCTGTATATGGAGGATCCAATTTTGCCCAACAAATTAGTGAGTTGAAGAAGGGTACTGAAATTGTTGTTTGCACACCAAGCAGGATGATTGACATGCTTTGCACAAGCAATGGTGACATTACAAATCTCCTTAGAGTCACTTATTTGGTCATAGATGAAGCTGACCGAATGGTTGACATGGGTTTTGAACCTCAAATCCGTTGGATTATTCAGAATACTCGCCCTGATAAACAAACAATACTCCTTTGTGCTACTTTGCCTCGTGAAGTGGAAATCTTGGCGCGAAACTCGCTACACAACCCTGTCGAAATACAGGTGGGTGAAAGGAATGTTGTGAATAAGGACATCTTGCAACTTGTTGAAATGAGACCTGAAAATGAGAAGTTTTCTAGATTGTTAGAAATACTTGGAGAATGggaaaaaaaagggaaaattataatttttgttaattcCCCGGAAAAGTGTGATGCTTTGCTCAGGGATCTACTCAAACATAGTTATCATTGCTTATCACTTTACGGTGCCAAGAACCAAATGGATCGTGAGTCAACTCTATTAGACCTGGAAAGTGGTGTTTGCAATGTGTTGATTACAACCAGTGTTGCTGCTAGAGGATTAGATGTAAAGGAGCTTGAACTGGTGATTAACTATGATGTGCCAATTAACTATGAGGTATACATTCACCATGTTGGCCGAACTAGTAAATTTGGCCCTAAAGGTGGTGCCATAACGTTTATCTCTAAGGAAGATTCAAGATATGCTCCTCATATTGTAAAAGCATTTGAACTATCTAAGCAAGTTGTTGCTGATGACCTAAAAGCACTAGCTGATAGCGCAAAAAGAAATCCATTAAGTGGCTATATGACAGTTGGACCTTGTTTTAAgtttaaagaagaagatgaattgaGTAGGATAGCAGCGAAAAAAACAGCCAAAGAGTACGGTTTTGAAGATGACATTAGTTcggaagatgaagatgaagatgaatatgttgtttactaG
- the LOC133032928 gene encoding pseudouridine-5'-phosphate glycosidase-like, with protein MASSSSLSRLSNLRRHLDPSKTSDNNKGVGLIKVSPEVSEALSNGGPVVALESTIISHGMPYPKNLETAKEVEAIVRGKGAVPATIAILDGIPCVGLSVVELERLANLGTQAQKTARRDIAHVVASKGNGATTVSATMLIASMVGISVFVTGGIGGVHRHGENTMDISSDLTELGRTPVAVISAGVKSILDIPRTLEYLETQGVCVAAYKTNEFPAFFTRTTGCKVPCRVDTAEECARLIDANMKLGLGTGILIAVPIPQEHEASGSLIDSVIQRALKEARDKNITGNAETPFLLARVNELTGGASLSSNIALVKNNALVGAEIAVALSHLSD; from the exons ATGGCGTCTTCTTCATCTCTCTCAAGGTTATCGAATCTCCGCAGACACTTGGACCCTTCCAAAACTTCAGATAACAACAAG ggTGTAGGATTAATCAAGGTTTCTCCGGAGGTTTCTGAAGCCTTGTCAAATGGAGGTCCTGTTGTTGCCCTTGAATCCACCATTATTTCCCATG GGATGCCATATCCAAAAAATCTGGAAACTGCAAAGGAGGTTGAGGCAATTGTGCGAGGCAAAGGAGCTGTTCCGGCCACCATTGCAATTTTAGATGGCATACCATGTGTAG GTTTGAGTGTGGTAGAGCTAGAGAGGCTTGCTAACCTTGGTACCCAAGCTCAAAAGACAGCTCGTAGAGACATTGCACATGTT GTGGCCTCCAAAGGAAATGGCGCAACTACAGTATCAGCAACCATGCTTATTGCTTCTATG GTTGGCATTTCAGTTTTTGTAACAGGAGGGATTGGAGGAGTCCACAGACACGGTGAAAATA CAATGGATATATCTTCTGATCTGACTGAGCTTGGGAGGACACCAGTAGCAGTTATTTCTGCTGGTGTGAAATCAATATTAGATATACCCCGGACACTGGAATATTTG GAGACTCAAGGAGTTTGCGTTGCTGCTTACAAGACCAACGAGTTTCCAGCATTTTTTACCCGAACGACCGGCTGCAAG GTTCCTTGCCGTGTAGACACCGCAGAAGAATGTGCCCGACTTATTG ATGCAAACATGAAACTCGGTCTTGGAACTGGGATTCTAATCGCAGTTCCAATTCCACAAGAACACGAAGCTTCTGGAAGTTTAATTGATTCTGTAATTCAAAGAGCTCTGAAAGAAGCTAG GGACAAGAACATAACAGGAAATGCGGAAACTCCTTTCTTGCTTGCACGAGTGAATGAACTAACAGGAGGAGCTTCTCTTTCATCAA ATATTGCGTTGGTGAAGAATAATGCACTTGTTGGAGCTGAAATTGCTGTAGCACTTTCTCACCTTAGTGATTAG
- the LOC115702174 gene encoding flavonol 3-O-glucosyltransferase UGT76E12-like, with the protein MEAAEKMAGIFMPKWQLAHVLARNSCFSSGRVLQVEDCFNLHRHIERNIDESGLTLLHGDAKTVSGAFFCLCDLCLILKISEFLNEFYKKYLFSILELIFGVLRDSLYKPGFNLHVMGEGGLLTRAEPLWQHVALSLFPKFLPIGPLIANRANRLLDISQSQFWANDSSCISWLNQQKDCSVIYIAFGSFTIHEQHQFYELAHGLKLTRRPFLWVVRPGFISSEKAKSTMFDPLHTFLGIENMVGKIVSWAP; encoded by the exons ATGGAGGCAGCAGAGAAAATGGCAGGGATTTTTATGCCAAAATGGCAA CTGGCTCATGTTTTAGCCAGGAATTCTTGTTTCTCTTCAGGTCGTGTGCTTCAGGTGGAGGACTGTTTCAAC TTACATAGGCACATAGAAAGAAATATCGATGAATCTGGTTTAACCCTGTTACATGGAGATGCTAAAACAGTTTCAGGTGCATTTTTCTGTTTGTGTGATCTTTGCTTGATTCTTAAG ATTTCAGAGTTTCTCAACgagttttacaaaaaatacttgTTCAGTATTTTGGAACTCATATTTGGTGTGTTGAGGGATAGCCTTTATAAACCTGGATTCAATTTGCATGTTATG GGTGAAGGTGGCTTGTTAACTAGAGCTGAGCCTTTGTGGCAGCAT GTTGCGCTTTCTTTGTTTCCAAAATTTCTCCCAATAGGGCCATTAATAGCAAACAGAGCTAATAGGCTTTTAGATATTTCCCAATCACAATTTTGGGCTAATGACTCTTCTTGCATAAGTTGGCTTAATCAACAAAAGGATTGCTCAGTCATATACATCGCATTTGGTAGCTTCACTATACACGAGCAACACCAATTTTATGAGTTGGCTCATGGACTTAAGCTCACTCGTAGGCCATTCCTTTGGGTTGTTCGTCCAGGATTCATCTCAAGTGAAAAGGCAAAAAGTACTATGTTTGACCCATTACATACATTTTTGGGAATTGAAAATATGGTTGGAAAGATTGTTAGTTGGGCACCTTAA